In Acidianus brierleyi, one genomic interval encodes:
- a CDS encoding alpha/beta fold hydrolase yields MPFAILDEVKIYYEMFGEGKPIVFIHHLAGSYKSWSQQSYYFSKKYNVLVYDLRGHGRSSVPLSPYRIEDHVRDLNSLLEYLEIKNPIIVGHSIGTLIALDFALKYSLDKLILIGALYKSPDPEPYRRYISIADTYGMEALALYRKMNKEFSSALVENQTAWNELLNVYRDNSPIGYRYAVEGLLLANNYEKDIEKIDSPTLIVYGSDDKLIQNLKVLRKLKNYDENIISGFGHFLNFEAPDELNKAIAGFL; encoded by the coding sequence ATGCCTTTTGCAATTTTAGACGAAGTAAAAATCTACTATGAAATGTTTGGTGAAGGAAAGCCTATAGTTTTTATTCATCATTTAGCCGGTTCATATAAAAGTTGGTCTCAACAGTCTTATTATTTCTCCAAAAAATATAATGTCCTAGTATATGATCTAAGAGGTCATGGTAGGTCATCAGTTCCTTTGAGTCCATATAGAATTGAAGACCATGTAAGAGATTTGAATAGCTTATTGGAGTATTTAGAAATTAAAAATCCAATAATAGTAGGTCATTCAATTGGCACATTAATAGCATTAGATTTTGCATTAAAATACAGCTTAGATAAACTCATTCTTATAGGAGCATTATATAAATCTCCTGATCCAGAACCTTATAGAAGATATATTTCAATAGCAGATACATACGGGATGGAGGCTTTAGCATTATATAGAAAAATGAATAAAGAATTTTCAAGCGCTTTAGTAGAAAATCAAACTGCCTGGAATGAGTTACTTAACGTATATAGAGATAATTCTCCAATAGGTTATCGATATGCGGTGGAAGGTTTACTTTTAGCAAATAACTATGAAAAAGACATAGAAAAAATAGATTCGCCTACTTTAATAGTCTATGGATCTGATGATAAACTAATACAAAATCTAAAAGTATTAAGAAAATTAAAAAATTACGATGAAAATATAATTTCCGGATTTGGCCACTTCCTAAATTTCGAAGCGCCTGATGAATTGAACAAAGCTATTGCTGGCTTTCTATGA
- a CDS encoding nicotinamide mononucleotide deamidase-related protein: MKYIAEILTIGNEILSGRTINTNASHIARRLTSIGFNIRRMTVAMDELNEISAVFRESLSRNPNIIISSGGLGPTYDDKTSEGLAIALNLPLVYNELALKQIQAKYEKLNLEITEERRKMALMPKGAIPVENEQGIAPGIYIEYNGVEILSTPGVPREMEAVLEQFIAKYLKTKPNVVYKEISIFVEGIMESAIAPYVTQLVKKYDLYIKTHPKGYELSHPSLEIQIAGSSENEKEILNRIELCKNDIIQVINKLNGKIIESQQ; this comes from the coding sequence GTGAAGTACATAGCCGAGATTTTAACAATCGGGAACGAGATTTTGAGTGGAAGGACAATAAATACAAACGCTTCTCATATAGCTAGGCGTTTAACGTCAATAGGATTTAACATTCGTAGAATGACGGTAGCAATGGATGAACTTAACGAGATTTCTGCAGTTTTTAGGGAATCGTTATCAAGAAATCCTAACATTATAATATCGTCAGGTGGTTTAGGTCCAACATATGACGATAAAACTTCAGAAGGTTTGGCAATAGCATTAAATTTGCCTTTAGTATATAATGAATTAGCTTTAAAGCAAATACAAGCTAAATATGAGAAATTAAATCTAGAGATAACTGAAGAAAGAAGAAAAATGGCTCTAATGCCTAAAGGTGCAATTCCAGTAGAAAATGAGCAAGGAATTGCTCCAGGTATTTATATTGAATATAATGGAGTCGAGATCTTATCTACTCCAGGAGTACCTAGAGAAATGGAAGCAGTACTCGAACAATTTATTGCTAAATATTTAAAAACAAAACCTAATGTAGTTTATAAGGAAATTTCCATATTTGTAGAGGGAATAATGGAATCTGCTATTGCTCCATATGTAACGCAGTTAGTCAAAAAATATGACTTATACATAAAAACTCATCCTAAAGGATATGAGCTTTCTCATCCATCATTGGAAATACAGATAGCTGGAAGTAGCGAAAATGAAAAAGAAATACTAAATAGGATTGAATTATGTAAGAACGATATTATTCAAGTTATCAATAAATTAAATGGAAAAATCATAGAAAGCCAGCAATAG
- the pheT gene encoding phenylalanine--tRNA ligase subunit beta: MVTIVVKKSKLLQELKLTQNELENVLFNLKSEIEPIDEDNISIEINADRLDMLSVGGISRAIKGILGKELGESKYAAVDTDYKLVVSNVETRPYALGAVIYNIKLDDEEIKELIQFQEKLHDTIGRKRKKVAIGIHDLDKIDSKVIKYEYIPLDYKFVPLNSNVEMSVSEIIKNTEQGKEYGNISIYNKLTPAILQDNGEVLSIPPIINSNKSRLDSETKNLFIDVTGTSFDAVYQTLDILSSNLAEEGAKIGFVKIEAPYSSTIPNAKSPIMKHKTISVNPTYINNRIGVSLDKDTIVKSILKMRMNATLDDNINVIVPPYRVDIMRDVDIAEDVAMAIGYENLGVEKFQSSEIGKYLKISMVSRAFRDLSIGAGFQEIYSLVLTKSTNLIDNYVKILNPISIEYDAVRNSLIWTTLNFLSKNQHARFPIKIFEVGDVVTMSESDTGYSNETRGCFAIMDSKVSYENLQSLVHQIITNIVGTEPSYLKNDNLIFIRGRGASISIKGNIVGIIGEVNPEILSKFELSFPVVLSEIYLSKLNNLI; encoded by the coding sequence ATGGTAACTATAGTTGTCAAAAAATCCAAATTATTGCAAGAATTGAAACTAACACAAAATGAGCTTGAAAATGTTTTATTTAATTTAAAATCAGAAATAGAGCCAATAGATGAGGATAATATATCTATAGAAATAAATGCTGATAGGCTAGATATGCTTAGCGTAGGTGGAATCTCAAGAGCTATAAAAGGTATATTAGGAAAAGAGTTAGGAGAATCTAAATATGCAGCCGTTGATACTGACTATAAACTTGTAGTAAGTAATGTAGAAACTAGGCCTTATGCTCTAGGCGCAGTTATTTATAACATTAAATTAGACGACGAAGAAATAAAAGAACTTATTCAATTCCAAGAGAAACTTCATGATACTATTGGGCGGAAGAGGAAAAAAGTCGCTATAGGTATTCATGATTTAGATAAAATAGATAGTAAAGTTATTAAATATGAATATATACCGTTAGACTACAAATTTGTACCACTTAACTCTAATGTGGAAATGAGCGTCTCAGAAATAATAAAAAATACTGAGCAGGGGAAAGAGTATGGAAACATATCCATATATAATAAATTAACTCCTGCTATATTACAAGATAATGGAGAAGTTCTTAGCATTCCGCCTATAATAAATTCAAATAAATCTAGATTAGATTCTGAAACAAAGAACCTATTTATAGACGTAACAGGGACTAGTTTTGATGCCGTATATCAAACTCTTGATATACTTTCAAGTAATCTGGCTGAAGAAGGTGCTAAAATAGGTTTTGTAAAAATCGAAGCTCCTTATTCTAGCACAATTCCTAACGCTAAATCGCCAATAATGAAGCATAAGACAATATCTGTAAATCCGACTTATATTAATAATAGAATAGGTGTTTCACTAGACAAGGACACTATAGTAAAATCCATATTAAAAATGAGAATGAATGCTACATTAGACGATAATATTAATGTTATTGTACCACCTTATAGAGTAGATATCATGAGGGACGTGGATATAGCAGAAGATGTTGCAATGGCTATAGGGTATGAGAACTTAGGTGTTGAAAAATTTCAAAGCTCTGAAATAGGCAAGTATTTAAAAATATCAATGGTTTCAAGAGCATTTAGAGATCTTTCTATAGGAGCTGGATTTCAAGAAATATATAGTTTAGTTCTTACTAAATCTACAAATCTAATAGATAATTATGTTAAAATTCTTAATCCCATTTCAATAGAATATGATGCTGTGCGTAATTCGTTAATCTGGACTACTTTGAACTTCTTGTCTAAAAATCAACATGCACGTTTTCCTATAAAGATCTTTGAAGTAGGCGATGTTGTTACCATGTCAGAATCTGATACTGGTTATAGTAATGAGACTAGAGGATGTTTTGCTATTATGGATAGTAAAGTAAGCTACGAAAATCTTCAATCTTTAGTTCATCAAATTATAACTAATATAGTTGGTACAGAACCTTCTTATCTTAAGAACGATAATTTGATATTTATAAGAGGAAGAGGAGCGTCAATTTCCATTAAAGGAAATATAGTAGGAATTATAGGAGAGGTAAATCCAGAGATACTGAGCAAATTTGAATTATCTTTCCCTGTAGTATTAAGTGAAATTTATTTATCAAAGTTAAATAATCTTATCTAA
- a CDS encoding helix-turn-helix domain-containing protein — MKAIHNISKEAREEIITELLSHRSRKELADELGITPAAIVKFSSGKTHPSDETIMRALSIANDDEKKKILKIIVNDLVSSIVEILSNNPTIAEENLEELKKIITEVDKKSLSSFGFI; from the coding sequence ATGAAAGCTATTCATAACATTAGCAAAGAAGCCAGAGAAGAAATTATAACCGAACTTTTGTCTCATAGGAGTAGAAAAGAACTTGCCGATGAACTTGGGATAACTCCAGCAGCTATTGTTAAGTTCTCAAGCGGTAAAACTCATCCTAGCGATGAGACCATAATGAGAGCTTTAAGTATAGCGAATGATGATGAAAAGAAGAAAATATTGAAAATTATAGTAAACGATTTGGTTTCAAGTATAGTTGAGATTCTTTCAAATAATCCTACAATAGCAGAAGAGAATTTAGAAGAACTAAAAAAGATAATTACCGAAGTAGACAAAAAATCATTAAGCTCTTTTGGGTTCATATAA
- a CDS encoding PLP-dependent aminotransferase family protein → MPKWDKFLSKESSLLKTSEIRDLLKLTEGKNVISFAGGLPDPTTFPAEDIKNITDYVLDNYSSRALQYSATSGIPELRKELVNLSSQRGISNISENNIFVTVGSQEALFMLFNIMVDPKDNIFVETPSYLAALNILRARNPSFHGIPLTEYGPDLDSLENQLKKLASEGKKVKLTYIIPTAQNPGGTTLSLEGRKRLLELASKYDFMIVEDDAYGFLVFDGDSPAPIKALDKEGRVIYTGTFSKILAPGLRLGWIVADEEIIQEVELFKQNVDLHTPSFTQFIAAEAIKRNVIQNNLPRIRELYRKKRDVMLHAMEQYFPKEASWSKPVGGMFVFAWLPQKIDTVKMLSTALNRGVAYVPGSSFYYDYSGRNTMRINFSFPTEEQINNGIKTLGQLVKDEM, encoded by the coding sequence ATGCCTAAATGGGATAAATTTCTTTCTAAAGAAAGTAGTTTACTTAAGACGTCAGAGATCAGAGATCTGTTAAAACTAACAGAAGGTAAAAATGTTATTAGTTTCGCTGGAGGATTACCAGATCCTACAACTTTCCCTGCAGAGGATATAAAAAATATAACAGACTACGTTCTAGATAACTATTCTTCTAGAGCATTACAATACTCCGCAACTTCTGGAATTCCAGAACTTCGAAAAGAACTTGTAAACTTATCTTCTCAACGTGGAATATCTAATATTTCAGAAAATAACATATTCGTAACTGTTGGAAGCCAAGAAGCTCTATTTATGTTGTTTAATATAATGGTAGACCCTAAGGATAATATATTCGTAGAGACTCCTAGCTATTTAGCAGCTTTAAATATCTTAAGAGCTAGAAATCCATCTTTTCATGGAATTCCACTTACAGAATACGGTCCAGATTTAGATTCGCTAGAAAATCAGCTAAAGAAATTAGCATCAGAAGGGAAAAAGGTAAAGCTTACTTATATAATACCTACTGCACAGAACCCTGGTGGAACTACATTATCATTAGAAGGTAGAAAAAGGCTATTGGAACTTGCCTCTAAATATGATTTTATGATAGTAGAAGATGACGCTTATGGGTTTTTAGTATTTGATGGTGATAGCCCAGCTCCAATTAAAGCGTTAGATAAGGAAGGAAGAGTTATATATACTGGTACTTTCAGTAAGATCCTGGCTCCAGGATTAAGATTAGGCTGGATAGTTGCTGATGAAGAAATTATTCAAGAAGTAGAATTATTTAAACAAAATGTAGATCTTCATACACCAAGTTTTACTCAATTTATAGCTGCAGAAGCTATAAAAAGAAATGTAATACAAAATAACTTACCCAGAATTAGAGAACTATATAGAAAGAAAAGGGATGTCATGTTACATGCTATGGAACAGTACTTCCCAAAAGAAGCCTCATGGAGTAAGCCAGTAGGAGGAATGTTCGTTTTTGCATGGTTACCACAAAAAATAGATACTGTGAAAATGCTTTCTACGGCCTTAAATAGAGGAGTTGCTTATGTTCCTGGCTCCAGCTTTTACTATGATTATTCTGGAAGAAATACTATGAGAATAAATTTCAGCTTCCCTACTGAAGAACAAATTAATAATGGAATAAAAACTCTTGGTCAACTAGTTAAGGACGAAATGTAA
- a CDS encoding CBS domain-containing protein, giving the protein MQNLSSTQKEILLALTELYNREKKMIKSKEVADMISKDEGTVRNIILSLKVLGLVESKPGPNGGYLPTLKAYEFIKNPTVTPILDKLSLYRGNIETDIKVDNIELLDITNPSGNKVILKVSGDLRKLRAGDSVRFGPTPYSRLVIEGVVIHADDTRKEVAIDVKRMISVPKEKVKNIIGKKLVTLKPEMSLKEASMILYKEGIRGAPVISDGEKVAGIITTADIIKAFFEGNYSSKVSDYMKKDVITINDEDDVLEAVRKMVIYNVGRLLVVDSMQRVIGIVTRTDILKSIAGLEGLWGV; this is encoded by the coding sequence ATGCAGAATCTATCATCGACCCAAAAAGAGATATTGTTAGCATTAACTGAATTATATAATAGAGAGAAAAAAATGATAAAAAGTAAAGAAGTTGCTGACATGATAAGCAAAGATGAGGGAACAGTAAGAAATATAATCCTAAGCCTAAAAGTGTTGGGTTTAGTAGAATCCAAGCCAGGACCGAATGGAGGATATCTTCCAACACTTAAAGCTTACGAGTTTATTAAAAATCCTACAGTAACGCCTATTCTTGATAAATTAAGCCTATATAGGGGAAATATTGAAACAGATATAAAGGTAGATAATATAGAGCTTTTAGATATTACAAATCCTTCGGGTAATAAAGTAATACTTAAAGTAAGTGGAGATTTAAGAAAATTAAGAGCAGGAGATTCTGTAAGATTTGGTCCAACACCGTACAGTAGACTAGTTATAGAAGGTGTAGTCATACATGCTGATGATACTAGAAAAGAAGTAGCAATAGATGTTAAAAGAATGATAAGTGTACCAAAAGAAAAAGTGAAAAATATAATAGGAAAAAAATTAGTTACTTTAAAGCCTGAAATGAGCTTAAAAGAGGCTTCTATGATATTATATAAAGAAGGAATTAGAGGAGCTCCAGTAATATCTGACGGGGAAAAAGTGGCGGGAATTATAACCACAGCAGATATAATAAAAGCTTTCTTTGAAGGTAATTACTCATCTAAGGTTTCAGACTATATGAAAAAGGATGTTATAACTATAAACGATGAGGATGATGTATTGGAAGCAGTAAGAAAAATGGTAATTTATAATGTAGGACGACTATTAGTGGTGGATTCAATGCAAAGAGTAATAGGCATAGTTACCAGGACAGACATACTAAAGTCTATAGCAGGGTTAGAGGGACTATGGGGAGTGTAG
- a CDS encoding DUF2192 domain-containing protein: protein MVKEIYKDRIKVLTDIWGLILNEWKDLNRNDIIEILQKNYEKNNIRPLRGFKSTNLYEKELISLYVVGKEGLGLYDDYRDIFDKFFDQEEKYEEIAESINVSPDKAFDLSGQDKDLLARALRVTFTEVIFSFSDESKLINSLRILNSSQNDAIKHTAKSFSRFYTAFKLAEEIAEGIIRDKMNYIAMKKAISINIGFDYPLPKANYVALISKEVFNVRTKIIKKVLEVSTNV from the coding sequence ATGGTAAAAGAGATCTACAAGGACCGAATAAAGGTTTTGACAGACATTTGGGGATTAATACTTAATGAGTGGAAAGATTTAAATAGAAATGATATAATAGAAATTTTACAAAAAAACTATGAGAAAAATAATATAAGACCGTTAAGAGGATTCAAGTCTACTAATCTTTACGAGAAAGAATTGATAAGTTTATATGTTGTAGGAAAAGAGGGCTTAGGTTTGTATGATGATTATAGAGATATTTTTGATAAGTTCTTCGATCAAGAAGAGAAGTATGAAGAAATAGCTGAATCTATTAATGTATCCCCAGATAAAGCTTTTGATTTATCTGGGCAAGATAAGGATCTATTAGCACGTGCTCTTCGAGTTACTTTTACTGAAGTAATATTCTCATTTTCAGATGAGTCTAAGCTTATAAATTCACTAAGGATCCTTAATTCTTCCCAAAATGATGCTATAAAACATACTGCAAAAAGTTTTTCTAGATTTTATACTGCATTTAAGCTAGCAGAAGAAATAGCCGAAGGAATAATTAGAGATAAAATGAACTACATAGCAATGAAGAAAGCTATATCTATAAATATAGGATTTGATTATCCATTACCAAAAGCTAATTATGTAGCGTTAATATCTAAGGAAGTATTTAATGTAAGAACTAAAATTATTAAAAAAGTTCTTGAAGTATCAACAAATGTTTAA
- a CDS encoding zinc-binding alcohol dehydrogenase family protein, protein MMSIIFNQGIIAKDIVEKPIDSDFVLISTQKVLLGVIENSIYLGFLWVRPWRVLGSIGIGKIDAVGLDVDTTLQGKTVLVLPYSQKYGGIGTEIDGILSEKATVPSDSIIVISPNYSDKILLYPFASIALQIKEIAEGKDILIIGSGFTSLLTYLALADSSNIGIYSDTESKMPGIQEVKKSDKKWDIIVISTMRSWARVVAEKLVKDNGKIIIPKFMNSWPTIVPHNTAFIYPKKRDDVAQFLDKYVTERIFNENIAYSDDIINSIPTPKNGVIVEIKSLKNYISSLTS, encoded by the coding sequence ATGATGTCTATAATATTTAACCAAGGTATTATTGCTAAGGACATAGTAGAAAAGCCTATAGACTCCGATTTTGTATTGATCTCTACTCAAAAGGTATTACTGGGTGTGATAGAAAATTCCATATATTTAGGATTTCTATGGGTAAGACCTTGGAGAGTATTAGGTAGTATAGGCATAGGAAAAATAGACGCAGTAGGTTTAGATGTAGATACTACTTTGCAAGGTAAAACAGTTCTTGTTCTTCCATATTCACAGAAATATGGCGGAATAGGAACTGAAATTGATGGTATCCTCTCTGAAAAAGCTACTGTTCCATCAGATTCCATTATTGTAATATCTCCTAATTATTCTGATAAGATTTTACTTTATCCTTTTGCGTCAATAGCCCTACAAATAAAAGAAATTGCTGAAGGTAAAGATATTCTAATTATAGGTTCTGGATTTACTAGTTTATTAACATACTTAGCCCTAGCAGATTCTTCTAATATAGGAATATATTCTGATACTGAATCAAAAATGCCAGGTATTCAAGAAGTCAAAAAAAGTGATAAAAAATGGGATATAATAGTTATCTCTACAATGAGAAGTTGGGCTAGAGTCGTTGCAGAAAAATTAGTTAAAGATAATGGCAAAATAATAATTCCAAAATTTATGAATTCATGGCCTACTATAGTTCCACATAATACTGCATTTATATATCCTAAAAAGAGGGACGATGTAGCTCAATTTTTAGATAAATATGTTACTGAAAGAATATTTAATGAAAATATAGCATATTCAGACGACATAATAAATTCCATACCTACACCAAAAAATGGAGTAATAGTAGAGATCAAGTCGTTAAAAAATTACATTTCGTCCTTAACTAGTTGA
- a CDS encoding ATP-dependent helicase → MSYAKGYSDEEVFSLLRPYVVSWFREKYSTFTPPQRAAIPLIKNGTNTLVSSPTGSGKTLSAFLGILDTLLGYAENGKLEDKVYAIYISPLRALNNDMYKNIVEPLEEIYKRIDFQQKIRVGIRTSDTSSYQKQKMLKIPPHILITTPESFALSLVSPKFSQKLTEVKWVIVDEIHELANSKRGAYLSGFLELYQNILAKNNFARIGLSATISPLEEVAKFLVGKDSDCKIVDARFVKDIDIKVISPVRDLVHASESQISNGIYNTMIDEIKKHSTTLVFTNTRSAAERVSYKLRKIIEQENLFDADMVGAHHSSLSRDLRLDIENKLKEGKLKVVVSSTSLELGIDIGYIDLVLLLGSPKSVSRLLQRLGRAGHHIRSISKGRIIVVDRDDLIECSVLAKLAKERKIDKIHIPKNPLDVLSQLIIAASLMGQVNDKKLYEILTKSYIFSELKYDDYIAVLNYLTGKYELESKNVYSKIRIDDAIKPKRGSRMIFYTNSGTIPEESLIPVFTEGNKYVGNLEEEFVEILTPGDIFVLGGKTYEFISSKGNKVIVKAAEGQRPTVPSWFSEMLPLAIDSAIEVSKFRGLIANMIKQQAKQSDIINYISKEYNISKYAAASIYEYVLEEYLFTDGKVPSDTQILIEIYDDEENRRNFIFHALYGRRALDALSRVLASILSDDLSTDVRISVTDNGFILTIPTLENYDIFKIFDKIDPEKMYDSLSNVILRTEMLKRRFRHTAERSFMLLKRYKGRETNLDRRQLNSEVLLNVVREIDNFPVLKETIREILEDYMDIKSAINIVKNIKENKIKIVVIGPNKIPSPFAHGIIIKEHADVVLAEDKRELIKKLHDKVIQFLRNKGFNIDLNYTEV, encoded by the coding sequence ATAAGTTACGCAAAAGGTTATTCTGATGAAGAGGTGTTTTCTCTATTAAGGCCATACGTAGTCTCATGGTTTAGAGAAAAATATTCTACATTTACTCCTCCTCAACGTGCTGCTATACCTTTGATTAAAAATGGAACAAATACTCTAGTATCTAGTCCTACTGGAAGTGGGAAAACTTTATCTGCTTTTTTAGGAATTTTAGATACCTTATTAGGCTATGCTGAAAATGGAAAATTAGAGGATAAAGTATACGCAATTTACATTTCTCCACTTAGAGCCTTAAATAATGATATGTATAAAAATATAGTAGAACCATTGGAAGAGATATATAAAAGAATAGATTTCCAACAAAAGATAAGAGTTGGAATAAGAACTAGTGATACGAGTTCATATCAAAAACAAAAAATGTTGAAAATACCTCCTCATATTTTAATAACTACTCCAGAATCTTTTGCGCTCTCATTGGTTTCTCCAAAATTTAGCCAGAAATTAACTGAAGTGAAATGGGTGATAGTAGATGAAATTCATGAGCTTGCTAATAGCAAAAGAGGTGCATATTTATCAGGATTTCTAGAGTTATATCAAAATATTCTAGCTAAAAATAATTTTGCTAGAATAGGTTTAAGTGCTACAATCTCTCCTCTAGAAGAAGTAGCTAAATTCCTTGTAGGTAAAGACAGTGATTGTAAAATTGTAGATGCAAGATTTGTAAAAGACATTGATATAAAAGTTATATCTCCTGTGAGGGACTTAGTACATGCTTCGGAGTCACAGATAAGCAATGGGATATATAATACAATGATAGATGAAATAAAAAAACATAGTACAACTTTAGTATTTACTAATACAAGAAGTGCAGCAGAAAGAGTATCTTACAAGTTAAGGAAAATTATAGAACAGGAAAACTTATTCGATGCCGATATGGTAGGTGCTCATCATAGTAGTCTAAGTAGAGATTTACGTTTAGATATAGAAAATAAATTGAAAGAGGGTAAATTGAAGGTAGTTGTATCTTCGACTAGCCTTGAATTAGGAATAGATATAGGTTATATAGATCTTGTATTATTGTTAGGTAGCCCCAAGAGCGTTAGTAGACTATTGCAAAGATTGGGTAGGGCTGGTCATCATATAAGGAGTATAAGTAAAGGAAGAATAATTGTAGTGGATAGAGATGATCTGATAGAATGCAGCGTATTAGCTAAATTAGCTAAAGAAAGAAAAATAGATAAAATTCATATTCCTAAAAATCCTTTAGACGTTCTATCTCAATTAATTATTGCCGCTTCATTAATGGGTCAAGTTAATGATAAGAAACTGTATGAAATACTTACGAAATCTTATATTTTTTCGGAACTTAAATATGACGATTATATTGCAGTTTTAAACTATTTAACTGGAAAATATGAATTAGAAAGTAAAAATGTTTATTCAAAGATAAGAATTGATGATGCAATAAAGCCAAAAAGAGGATCAAGAATGATCTTTTATACTAATAGCGGCACTATACCAGAAGAATCCTTAATACCAGTATTTACAGAAGGAAATAAGTACGTTGGAAATTTAGAAGAGGAATTTGTAGAAATTTTAACACCTGGCGATATTTTTGTTCTAGGAGGAAAAACATATGAGTTCATATCAAGCAAAGGTAATAAAGTAATAGTAAAGGCTGCAGAAGGTCAAAGACCTACAGTTCCTAGTTGGTTTTCAGAGATGCTTCCACTAGCCATTGATTCGGCAATAGAGGTTAGTAAATTTAGAGGATTGATAGCAAACATGATAAAACAACAAGCTAAACAATCAGATATAATAAATTATATTTCAAAAGAATATAATATATCAAAATATGCGGCCGCTTCCATTTACGAATATGTACTAGAGGAATATTTATTTACTGATGGAAAGGTTCCTAGTGATACGCAAATTTTAATAGAAATCTATGATGATGAAGAAAATAGAAGAAACTTTATATTTCATGCCTTGTATGGAAGGAGAGCTTTAGACGCATTATCTAGAGTCCTTGCCTCTATATTAAGTGATGATCTTTCTACTGATGTAAGGATTTCAGTTACTGATAATGGCTTTATATTGACAATCCCTACGTTAGAAAACTATGACATATTCAAGATTTTTGATAAAATAGATCCTGAAAAAATGTATGATAGTTTAAGTAACGTTATACTAAGAACAGAAATGTTAAAGAGAAGATTTAGGCATACAGCTGAACGTTCATTTATGCTTCTTAAGAGATATAAAGGAAGAGAGACTAACTTAGATAGAAGACAATTAAACTCAGAAGTATTACTAAATGTTGTTAGAGAGATAGATAATTTCCCTGTTTTAAAGGAAACAATAAGAGAAATACTAGAAGACTATATGGATATTAAAAGCGCTATTAATATAGTTAAAAATATAAAGGAAAATAAAATAAAAATTGTAGTAATAGGACCCAATAAGATTCCTAGCCCATTTGCACATGGCATAATAATTAAAGAACATGCAGATGTAGTGCTAGCAGAGGATAAAAGGGAACTAATAAAGAAGCTGCATGATAAGGTTATACAGTTTCTTAGAAATAAGGGATTCAATATTGATCTCAATTATACCGAGGTATGA